From one Candidatus Hydrogenedentota bacterium genomic stretch:
- the msrA gene encoding peptide-methionine (S)-S-oxide reductase MsrA — protein sequence MREDVKMEKATFGAGCFWGVEAAFRRIEGVVATSVGYMGGTVENPTYEVVCSHKSGHAEVVEIVYDPERVSYEDLLTVFWNCHDPTQKDRQGPDIGAQYRSVIFFHTPEQEAAALASRDALEKSGRYSRAIATEIEPAAAFWRAEEYHQQYLEKRGLAECH from the coding sequence GTGAGGGAGGATGTGAAAATGGAGAAAGCGACGTTTGGGGCCGGATGCTTCTGGGGGGTGGAAGCGGCGTTCCGGCGCATCGAGGGAGTAGTTGCGACCTCGGTGGGTTATATGGGCGGTACAGTCGAAAACCCGACTTACGAAGTGGTGTGCAGCCACAAAAGCGGCCACGCGGAGGTGGTCGAGATCGTTTACGATCCCGAGCGCGTGTCTTATGAAGACCTGCTCACGGTGTTTTGGAACTGCCACGACCCGACGCAGAAGGACCGGCAGGGACCCGACATCGGCGCCCAGTACCGGTCCGTGATCTTCTTCCACACGCCAGAACAGGAGGCCGCGGCGCTTGCCTCGCGGGACGCGCTGGAGAAGTCCGGCCGGTACTCCCGCGCGATTGCCACGGAAATCGAGCCTGCGGCGGCCTTCTGGCGCGCTGAGGAATATCACCAGCAATACCTGGAAAAGCGCGGCCTTGCCGAATGCCACTGA
- a CDS encoding Gfo/Idh/MocA family oxidoreductase has product MRRLIQVGPGGVGRVWTDAVAASSAWEIVACVDTNEANPRAAAARPAMPRACCFTRLTKALGAVEADALLLDVTPRQFRRQTCLQAFRRGLHVLCEKPPAPTVAAARALATQSVPETSGCGNLNNLAATRAMVRAAKESRCVAARELLA; this is encoded by the coding sequence ATGAGACGGTTGATCCAGGTGGGTCCGGGAGGCGTGGGCCGTGTCTGGACGGACGCCGTGGCCGCGTCGTCCGCCTGGGAAATCGTTGCCTGCGTGGACACGAACGAGGCCAATCCGAGGGCCGCCGCGGCGCGGCCCGCCATGCCGCGCGCGTGTTGTTTTACGAGGCTCACGAAGGCGCTGGGCGCTGTTGAGGCGGATGCGCTGCTGCTCGACGTAACGCCGCGGCAATTCCGGCGGCAGACCTGTCTCCAGGCATTCAGGCGGGGCTTGCATGTCCTGTGCGAGAAGCCGCCGGCCCCGACGGTCGCGGCCGCGCGCGCGCTGGCCACGCAGTCCGTGCCCGAAACCAGCGGGTGCGGTAATCTGAACAACCTTGCCGCCACGCGGGCCATGGTTCGCGCCGCGAAAGAAAGCCGCTGTGTCGCGGCACGCGAGCTGCTCGCGTGA
- a CDS encoding acyl-CoA dehydrogenase family protein has product MDFSISERMQKVIRGVRAFVDEELIPLEREYLTTGFGEIKALLREKRVKVKQLGLWLPQIDREYGGMGLSTLEHGLVSAELGRSPLGHYTFNCQAPDAGNMEILIKYGTEEQKERYLKPLLAGDIRSCFSMTEPDYPGSNPVWMGTTAIRDGDSWVVNGTKWFSTGADGSSFAIVMAITNPDAPRHFRASQILVPIDTPGVTIEENTPSMGTRGEDWASHSRIRYEDVRVPLDNLLGPEGAGFLIAQDRLGPGRIHHCMRWIGICERSFELMCRYALKRHVTPDHTLADQQIVRAWIAESRAEINAARLAVLHAAACIDQHGAKEARVEISLIKFHTAGVLMRVIDRAIQVHGGLGTTDYTPLALFFRNERAGRIYDGPDEVHKLHAAKHILAQFAEADV; this is encoded by the coding sequence ATGGATTTCAGTATTTCTGAACGTATGCAGAAGGTAATCCGCGGTGTCCGGGCCTTTGTCGACGAAGAACTGATTCCGCTCGAACGCGAGTACCTGACCACGGGCTTCGGCGAGATTAAGGCGCTGTTGCGTGAGAAACGCGTCAAGGTCAAGCAACTGGGATTGTGGCTTCCGCAAATTGACCGCGAATACGGCGGCATGGGGCTGAGCACGCTCGAACACGGGCTTGTGAGCGCGGAACTGGGCCGTTCGCCGCTGGGACACTACACGTTCAACTGCCAAGCCCCCGATGCGGGCAACATGGAGATACTGATCAAGTACGGGACCGAGGAGCAGAAGGAGCGGTATCTCAAGCCGCTGCTTGCAGGCGATATCCGGAGCTGTTTCTCGATGACCGAGCCCGATTACCCGGGGTCGAATCCCGTCTGGATGGGCACCACGGCGATTCGCGACGGTGATTCGTGGGTGGTCAACGGGACCAAATGGTTCAGCACGGGCGCGGACGGTTCTTCTTTCGCGATCGTGATGGCGATTACGAACCCGGATGCGCCGCGCCATTTCCGGGCGAGCCAGATTCTCGTGCCTATCGACACGCCCGGCGTCACCATCGAGGAAAACACGCCCTCGATGGGCACGCGCGGCGAAGACTGGGCGAGCCATTCACGCATCCGCTATGAGGACGTGCGCGTGCCGCTCGATAATCTGCTCGGTCCCGAAGGCGCGGGGTTCCTCATCGCGCAGGACCGGCTCGGGCCGGGGCGCATTCACCATTGCATGCGCTGGATTGGCATCTGCGAGCGGAGTTTCGAACTGATGTGCCGTTACGCGCTCAAACGGCACGTCACCCCGGACCACACGCTCGCCGACCAGCAGATCGTCCGCGCATGGATAGCGGAAAGCCGCGCCGAGATCAACGCGGCCCGTCTGGCGGTGCTGCACGCCGCCGCGTGCATCGACCAGCATGGCGCGAAGGAAGCGCGCGTCGAGATATCGCTCATCAAGTTCCACACCGCGGGCGTCCTGATGCGCGTCATCGACCGCGCGATACAGGTGCATGGCGGCCTCGGCACGACGGATTACACGCCGCTGGCGCTGTTTTTCCGCAACGAGCGGGCCGGGCGCATCTACGATGGCCCCGATGAGGTGCACAAACTGCACGCGGCCAAGCATATCCTTGCGCAGTTCGCTGAGGCGGATGTGTGA